The following are encoded together in the Lathyrus oleraceus cultivar Zhongwan6 chromosome 3, CAAS_Psat_ZW6_1.0, whole genome shotgun sequence genome:
- the LOC127128465 gene encoding high mobility group B protein 15: MASTACFVNKNAFPMKVVTPISHSYPEPLAKYDDVVANPKLFMVTLEKLHASMGTKFMIPIIGGKELDLCQLFVEVTSRGGIEKLMKERRWKEVTAAFNFPSTATNASFVLRKYYSSLLYHYEQIYYFRASRWTPAPSDSLLNQSTMSIPPSITQFLQPSPVTQSVIFQKSGLINAPELPQVSYAGSSLPGVIDGKFENGYLVSVSIGSETLKGVLYESPKSIMMNNNSVASTALGVHRRRRRRKKSEIKRRDPAHPKPNRSGYNFFFAEQHARLKLLNQTMDKDISRMIGELWNNLKDSEKTVYQEKAIKDKERYKAEMEDYRDKLKTNIVIDDAVPLQQQFSEANSSLVDVDIKMHDSFQTPEESSSGESDYVGDDINMDGSSGGARVDSEAFLDSEKVCKDGVVEVVSRCEGENAGRVQVQQNQNMLALL, translated from the exons ATGGCATCAACAGCATGTTTTGTCAACAAGAATGCATTCCCTATGAAAGTGGTGACTCCTATCTCTCATTCATATCCTGAACCTCTTGCAAAATATGATGATGTTGTGGCAAATCCAAAGCTTTTCATGGTTACTTTGGAGAAGCTTCATGCTTCTATGGGCACCAAGTTCAT GATTCCTATTATCGGAGGAAAAGAGCTCGATTTGTGTCAACTCTTTGTTGAAGTTACTTCTCGGGGAGGGATTGAGAAG CTTATGAAAGAGAGAAGATGGAAAGAAGTAACAGCAGCTTTTAACTTTCCATCAACAGCTACAAATGCTTCCTTTGTTCTCAGAAAATACTATTCTTCGTTACTTTATCACTACGAACAAATCTATTATTTTAGAGCCAGTCGTTGGACGCCTGCACCTTCTG attcTTTGCTGAATCAATCAACCATGTCAATTCCTCCTTCAATAACACAGTTTTTGCAACCTTCTCCAGTAACACAATCAGTTATATTTCAAAAATCAGGACTTATCAATGCTCCTGAGTTGCCTCAAG TATCTTATGCAGGTTCTTCACTTCCTGGAGTTATTGATggaaagtttgaaaatggatATCTAGTTTCGGTTTCGATAGGTTCAGAAACACTCAAAGGCGTGCTTTATGAGTCTCCGAAAAGCATTATGATGAATAATAACAGCGTTGCCTCTACTGCATTGGGTGTTCATCGCCGCAGGAGGAGGAGGAAGAAGTCGGAGATAAAGAGGAGAGATCCGGCTCATCCAAAACCTAACCGAAGCGGTTACAATTTCTTCTTCGCGGAGCAACATGCGAGATTGAAGCTACTAAACCAAACCATGGACAAGGATATTAGTAGAATGATTGGTGAATTATGGAACAATTTGAAGGACTCGGAAAAAACA GTTTATCAAGAGAAGGCTATTAAGGATAAAGAGAGATACAAAGCAGAAATGGAGGATTATCGGGATAAATTAAAGACGAACATTGTGATCGATGACGCGGTGCCATTGCAACAACAATTTTCGGAAGCGAATTCATCATTGGTGGATGTTGACATAAAAATGCATGATTCATTTCAGACTCCTGAAGAGAGTAGTTCTGGTGAAAGTGATTATGTTGGTGATGATATCAACATGGATGGTTCTTCGGGCGGAGCGAGAGTCGATTCGGAAGCATTTTTGGATTCAGAGAAGGTTTGTAAGGATGGAGTTGTGGAAGTTGTTAGTCGTTGTGAGGGAGAAAATGCTGGAAGAGTTCAAGTTCAACAGAATCAAAACATGTTAGCATTACTTTAG